A DNA window from Candidatus Stygibacter australis contains the following coding sequences:
- the tpx gene encoding thiol peroxidase: QEKVMSEIKLKGNIIHTSGDMIPIGLAAPEFKLTRNDLSDVVLAEFKSSRVILNIFPSLDTSVCAASVRRFNAMAEKLPGTYVLCISADLPFAQARFCGAEGLNNVETLSIFRSLEFGEKYGVKIIDGPMRGLLARAVIVIESDGTIGYSQLVPEIVEEPDYEAVLEYLQS; the protein is encoded by the coding sequence AACAGGAGAAAGTAATGAGTGAAATTAAGTTAAAAGGAAATATAATCCATACAAGTGGAGATATGATACCAATCGGTTTAGCAGCTCCCGAATTCAAGCTAACCAGAAATGATCTGAGCGATGTAGTACTTGCAGAATTCAAGAGCAGTCGAGTGATATTGAATATATTTCCGAGTCTGGATACATCCGTGTGTGCAGCATCAGTGAGAAGATTTAATGCTATGGCTGAAAAGCTGCCAGGCACTTATGTGCTATGTATCTCAGCAGACCTGCCCTTTGCCCAGGCAAGATTTTGCGGAGCAGAAGGTTTAAATAATGTGGAGACATTGAGTATATTCCGGTCTCTGGAATTTGGTGAAAAATATGGAGTGAAGATCATTGATGGTCCAATGCGAGGTTTACTTGCAAGAGCAGTGATCGTAATTGAATCAGATGGCACTATTGGTTATTCTCAATTAGTGCCGGAGATAGTGGAAGAGCCCGATTATGAAGCGGTTCTTGAATATCTTCAAAGTTAA
- a CDS encoding rubrerythrin family protein encodes MEFKDSQTAGNLMKAFAGESQARNRYTYYSKIAMKEGYQQIGGFFLETAENEQEHAKLFFKALLKHGMNEQVVEINGAGYPVAMDSTMKNLEYSANGEKEEWSELYPHFAEVALAEGYPDVATLFKLIALIEKHHEERYRKLWNNVKDLAVFKKGGKVFWKCRKCGHVVSSIVAPEECPVCAHPQAYFEILTENY; translated from the coding sequence ATGGAATTCAAAGATTCTCAAACAGCAGGAAATTTAATGAAAGCTTTTGCCGGTGAATCACAAGCCAGGAATCGTTATACTTATTACAGTAAGATAGCGATGAAAGAAGGTTATCAGCAGATAGGCGGCTTTTTTCTGGAAACAGCAGAAAATGAACAAGAGCATGCTAAACTTTTCTTTAAAGCATTACTAAAACACGGCATGAACGAACAGGTAGTAGAGATCAATGGTGCGGGATATCCCGTGGCAATGGATAGTACTATGAAAAATCTGGAATATTCAGCAAATGGAGAAAAGGAAGAATGGTCAGAACTATACCCTCATTTTGCAGAAGTTGCATTGGCAGAAGGCTATCCAGATGTTGCAACGCTATTTAAATTAATAGCATTAATCGAGAAACATCATGAGGAAAGATATCGTAAGCTCTGGAATAATGTAAAGGATCTTGCCGTTTTTAAGAAAGGTGGTAAAGTATTCTGGAAATGTCGTAAATGCGGTCATGTAGTATCGTCTATAGTAGCGCCGGAAGAGTGTCCAGTATGTGCACATCCGCAGGCGTATTTTGAAATTTTAACTGAAAATTATTAG
- a CDS encoding desulfoferrodoxin, with protein sequence MEKTALREIYFCERCGNVVEVLNEGAQDLTCCGVKMIKLEAKKEDATTEKHVPYIEETAKGVLVKVGQNAAHPMLENHYIKFIEVHTAKGIYRHELKPGDAPEAEFPVKKSEILYALEWCNLHGLWKG encoded by the coding sequence ATGGAGAAGACAGCATTACGTGAGATTTATTTTTGTGAGAGATGTGGCAATGTAGTGGAAGTATTGAATGAAGGTGCACAGGATTTGACCTGCTGTGGCGTAAAAATGATAAAACTTGAAGCTAAGAAAGAGGATGCAACTACTGAAAAGCATGTACCATATATAGAAGAGACAGCTAAGGGAGTATTGGTGAAAGTAGGTCAAAATGCTGCCCATCCAATGCTTGAAAATCACTATATCAAATTCATAGAAGTTCATACAGCTAAGGGGATTTACCGTCATGAACTGAAACCGGGTGATGCTCCTGAAGCAGAATTTCCCGTAAAGAAATCAGAAATACTGTATGCTTTGGAATGGTGTAATCTTCATGGATTGTGGAAAGGTTGA
- a CDS encoding ferritin family protein, which yields MKREDFKAVIGFAIEREREAVQFYQDLQGKTKFASQKEMLKELEMMERGHITVLSNILDKGAEKIEHKNVEDLQISEYLVAEEPHGNLSYQDILIVAMKREEAAKKLYTELAERFKGTETGGVFMRLTEEETGHKLRFEKLYDEDILRNN from the coding sequence ATGAAACGAGAAGATTTTAAAGCCGTAATCGGATTTGCTATCGAGCGTGAAAGAGAAGCAGTGCAATTTTATCAGGATTTGCAGGGAAAAACCAAGTTTGCCAGTCAGAAAGAAATGCTGAAGGAACTTGAAATGATGGAACGCGGTCATATCACGGTGCTTTCCAATATTCTGGACAAGGGAGCAGAAAAAATAGAGCATAAAAATGTTGAAGATCTGCAGATAAGTGAATATCTGGTAGCCGAGGAACCACACGGAAACTTGAGTTATCAGGATATATTGATCGTGGCTATGAAGCGTGAAGAAGCGGCTAAAAAACTTTATACTGAATTGGCTGAAAGATTTAAAGGCACTGAAACTGGGGGAGTATTTATGCGGTTGACAGAAGAAGAGACCGGGCATAAATTGAGATTTGAAAAACTTTATGATGAAGATATTCTAAGAAATAATTAG
- a CDS encoding rubredoxin, producing MQKFICDACGYIYDPAENNNVSFEDLPEDWTCPECGVGKDLFSPMD from the coding sequence ATGCAGAAATTTATCTGTGATGCTTGCGGTTATATCTATGATCCGGCTGAAAATAACAATGTATCCTTTGAGGATTTGCCGGAAGATTGGACATGTCCTGAATGTGGTGTTGGCAAAGACCTTTTTAGTCCTATGGACTAA
- a CDS encoding ferritin — MRMKISKKLAQEINDQINKEFFSEYYYLSMAAYLESENLPGFANFFVVQAQEEHFHAMKLYQYVNERGARVELDTIEKPKGDFISIQEVFELAYEHEIYVSGRINNLMDIAIADNDHASRGFLQWFVDEQVEEEASMEDYVNRLTRMGDHSYGILMLDKELAGRVFTPPVTTK, encoded by the coding sequence ATGAGAATGAAAATATCAAAAAAACTGGCACAAGAAATAAATGACCAGATAAATAAGGAGTTCTTTTCAGAATATTATTATCTATCAATGGCAGCATATCTGGAAAGTGAAAATCTTCCGGGATTTGCGAATTTCTTTGTAGTTCAGGCACAGGAAGAGCATTTTCATGCGATGAAGCTTTATCAGTATGTGAATGAGCGTGGAGCAAGGGTGGAATTGGATACGATTGAAAAGCCGAAAGGGGATTTTATATCAATTCAGGAAGTATTTGAACTTGCCTATGAGCATGAGATTTATGTTTCGGGCAGGATCAATAACCTGATGGATATAGCAATAGCAGATAATGATCATGCTTCGAGAGGTTTTTTGCAATGGTTTGTGGATGAACAGGTAGAAGAAGAAGCAAGTATGGAAGACTATGTGAACCGGTTAACAAGGATGGGAGATCATAGTTACGGAATTTTAATGTTAGACAAAGAACTGGCAGGAAGAGTATTTACACCGCCGGTAACAACAAAATAG
- a CDS encoding dihydroorotate dehydrogenase-like protein → MADTQINYMGLTLKSPIIAGSCGLNRDLETVQKLEEAGAGAIVLPSLFEEQIEKEIREFDEETALSSYPEANEMLSFFQKRHALDDYLKLIKKLKAAVSIPVIASINCYRSGTWTDYAREISEAGADALEINIFYLPSDPLVLDETIRKEYLMIAREIAKMATIPVSVKVSYYFENVAKSLRDLSYTGIRGLVLFNRFYSPDIDIEKMEMVSGDIFSSRSDLHMSLRWIGIMYDKTDCDLCSSTGVHDGIGVVKMLLAGANAVQIVSSLYTEGVGAMKSSNAFLKQWMDNHNYKNIDEFRGKLSQKKIKDPAFYERAQFLKYFSGHKHV, encoded by the coding sequence ATGGCAGATACCCAGATAAATTATATGGGTTTAACATTAAAAAGTCCCATCATAGCAGGTTCCTGTGGCTTGAACCGAGATCTGGAGACAGTTCAGAAGCTGGAAGAAGCTGGAGCGGGAGCAATAGTTCTGCCTTCTTTATTTGAGGAGCAGATTGAGAAAGAAATCAGGGAATTTGATGAGGAGACAGCACTAAGTTCTTATCCTGAAGCTAATGAGATGTTATCATTTTTTCAGAAAAGGCACGCTCTAGATGATTATTTGAAGCTTATCAAAAAGTTAAAAGCTGCAGTATCAATACCTGTGATAGCCAGTATAAACTGTTATCGCTCAGGTACCTGGACAGATTATGCCAGAGAAATATCTGAAGCAGGAGCAGATGCTCTGGAAATAAATATTTTCTATTTACCTTCAGATCCACTTGTTTTGGATGAGACTATTCGTAAGGAATACTTAATGATAGCTCGAGAGATAGCAAAAATGGCTACTATTCCAGTAAGTGTGAAAGTCAGCTATTATTTTGAGAATGTTGCAAAGTCATTGCGTGATCTTTCTTATACGGGGATAAGGGGACTGGTACTCTTTAACCGGTTTTATAGTCCAGATATTGATATTGAGAAAATGGAAATGGTTTCTGGAGATATTTTTTCCAGCAGGTCAGATCTTCATATGTCACTGCGCTGGATAGGAATAATGTATGATAAAACGGACTGTGATCTATGTTCATCAACGGGAGTTCATGATGGTATTGGTGTGGTGAAGATGCTTCTTGCTGGAGCTAATGCAGTGCAGATAGTAAGTAGTTTATACACTGAAGGTGTGGGAGCAATGAAATCAAGCAATGCTTTCCTGAAGCAGTGGATGGATAATCACAATTATAAGAATATCGATGAATTTAGAGGTAAATTGAGCCAGAAAAAGATCAAAGATCCTGCTTTTTATGAAAGAGCACAATTCTTGAAATATTTTTCCGGACATAAGCATGTGTAA